The Deltaproteobacteria bacterium nucleotide sequence CGCCGTGCCCGAACGCGCGCAGCCGTCCTTGGCCATCGCAGGCCAGCGCGGTGTAATGCTCACCCGGTTCCAACGCGCGGACGACCAATGTTGCCGCAGCCCCCGGAGTCGCGCGATGGGTGGCGATCAGATCCGCCAAATCCAGTTGGATCAACGTATCGGCATTCATCAACACGAACGGCTCGCCGCGAAAAAATTCCAGTACCTGTCGTACGCCGCCGCCGGTGCCTAAAATTTGCGGCTCCAGCGAAAAATGGGCACGCAGTCCAAACGCCGATCCGTCGCCGACATGGGAGCGAATCGCTTCAGGCAGATAATGCAAATTGATCATCACGTCGCGCACGCCACCGGCCGCCAGTTGCGCCAACGCCCGATCCAGCAACGGTTTATCGCCGACCGGCAGCAGCGGCTTCGGTACGCGATCCGTCAGCGGGCGCAATCGCGTGCCGAGCCCCGCTGCCAAGACCATCGCACGCGTGATGTTAAGTCCGCCATTCTGGGACATACGGGGTCAGCGCCTCCAGAAACTGTGCATATTCGGGCAATCGCAGTAGCGCCGCGCGGACGTATTGCAGCGACGTCGGAATGAACGGAAGAAAATTGGGATTCCCTTTCACTTGGTCGATATACACGAACCGTCCTGCATCTTTCATTTTGCGTTGTACCGTCACCAGATCGAAATCGTGTCGTGTTGTTGGGACTGCGCGATCGGTTGCCTGTGCGTAGTAGGCTACGAGTGTGTCGACTTCCTCCGCCGCCAACGCGATGTACGAATCGCGCAACAACGCCACGAGGTCGTAAATATAGGGCCCGACGAGCGCATCTTGAAAATCGATCATTACGATCTCGTCGCCCCGCAGCATTAAGTTGCGACTCTGAAAATCGCGATGCGTGAAGCCGTGCGGCATCGTCGCAATCGTCTGAACCATGTCGTGCGTGCAGTCGGCAAACAGTTGGCGCACCGATGCGGGCGGCATGATGCCTCGTGCCACTAATGCAAACTCCCAAAAATGGTCAAACTCCCAATGGAGCAATGCTGCGTCGAACGTGCGTTGGAAGGCCACGCACGCGGTTGGATCCCGTCCCGTCATGCGTTGTTGTAACCGCACTAGTACGTCGATGGCGCGCCGGTACCACGCCGCGCGATCCCGGCCTCCATCGGCCGTTACGGCCGTTGCCAGCAATCGATCGCCGAGGTCTTCCAGCACGATCCACCGTTCCGGCAAATGCACATGCAGGATCCGCGGTACCGCCAGTCCACACGATGCTAACACGCGCGCAATTTCGAGGAACGGAGGTTCCGCCAGCGTCCCGCGAAAATTCGTGATCTCTTCCGATGCGCTGGCCGCTCCTGCCGGCATTACCATCAGAATCTGCGTCGTACCGTCGTCGAGCGCGGCGCGAAAGTACTGACGCGCCGACGCATCGCCCATCAACTTGGTGAAATCGCGCACCGCCGGCAACCGCTGCGCTGCGCGCCACGCTGCAAAGCGCGCTCGTAGCGTTTCTGGCGTCTCCGCTTCAAGGCGTGACGGTGAGGGTCTGTTCGGTGTTGCTGATGTTGTCATACACAATCACTCCGATCACATGCGAACCGACCGTTAGTGTGCTCGGCACCTGAAAGGTCAGCTGCTCCAATTCTGTTCCCGCCGGCGCCGCTGCGACCCCATACGTATCGGCTGCCACGGCGACATCATCCATCACGACGACGTTGTCATTGGGAATTGCGGAATATCCAAACCCGATGATCGTGACCGTATCGCCCGCGCGCGCGACCGTCGGCGTGATCCGCGCAATGTACGGTTCGAGCTGCAATGGTACCGCTTCATCGAATGCAAATGTCGGCTGTTCCCCATCTCCGCATCCGCCACCGCAGAGCCCGAATGTGAGTGCTAGTATTACCCCAAGCCGCCGCATGCGCGGCCCATACCGGAGCGATCAATGGAATGCAATGAGTCACTAGCCACCAGCCACCGCAGTTTTTGCCAATGCGTTAGCCGATAAAAGGCGCGGGCGCGCTGCACGGCTGGCTCTTGCGTGCGACACGCTGCCAACGTGTGGCAAAAGTGGTGCGCTAACGCGTTCGCGCGATGGTAGCGCTCCGCTGCTTCTGCGTCCATTCCACCGGCCAAAGCGTAATGCTCGAAGAGCGATCCCAGTAAGTCGTTGCCCGGATTCCCTTGGGCGCGGAGCCAATGTCGACAGAGCAAGTACTTGTCGATCTCGGCCTGTAACTCCAATTCCAGCAACGAACAGGGGAGTTCGTGAGACCATTTCCACCAGACACAAAGAAAATGGCTGATCCCTTCAATGGCGACGCATGCGGCGGCGAGATTGTGCTGATCCAACTGTGTTCGAGGATCTGTTTGCTGTAACCGACGAGTTACTTCCGGAGCGATATAGAGTCCGACGTCGATCCCCTCTGATTGCGGCACGAGCAACAACATTTCTGCTCGCTGAGGATCCAGATGTGCAAACCGCGTGCAATATCGTCGATACCGCGCGCGGCTCACCAGCCATGGGGCGACGGGTGGCGCGGCATCCATTTGATAGAGCCGTGCTAAATCGTCCGTGATTGATTGGAGGATCATTGTTTGACCGTAAAGCGGGATTCGGTCGGGAGTCCTTCCCGCTGCAGCAGCCGCTCTAAATGCGCACTGCCGGTCTCCAGCCAGCGCTCATAGAGGGCCAGAAGGTCCTTGTTGGATGCCCCATCGGCGCTGCTGCCCTGACGCCGCACTTCCGCCAACAGATCCACGCATACCGCAAATTTTTCCCCTAACTCCCCGTAGATTTCTTTGAAGGTGTCGCCTCCGGTAAAACAGCTGGCGAGGCTCAAATAGGCCCCGCCGCCCATGCGGATATAATAGTCGAGATCGACGAGTCGCCGTTGCGCGCGCTGCGGAAAGTATCCGGCGATGAACAACGACATGTCCCCGAGCCGTTTAAATTGCCGGATTCGTTCCGCCAGGTTTTCGCTGTGAATGGCCCGCTCCAACAACACGGCCAATGGCGTATCGTCGAGACGATCCTCTTCGCGGGCAAACAAATGCTCCGTTTTGCGGCATTCATTTAAGAGGTTAACGATGTAGAACTCGGAGGCCTCGGCCAGCCCGACCCGGAGGTGCGTTGCGGCCCGCTGTAGCATCTCGCGGAAATACTCCGTGAGGTTGGGACGACACTGAATCATCGTATGTCACTTGGTTGCCGTTATTCTGCCAGCAACAAACTGTACTAATACAATGATACGGCTTTTTTCGGGAGAGCTCAAGGGGTTACTGCGAGCGGGCCTGAGATACGGCGGCACAGCTGGAGTTGTCCACCGCGTGCGTCGCGTAAGAATGTGCGGTCTCGGTACGAAACCGCCGCCAGGCGAGGAGCCCGACGCATGCCTTCAGTCCATAGTTGCCGAGCATCCAGAGCAGACTCATGGCAAAGAGGAGCTCGGGACCGGAGACCCCGGCCGCGAGATCTGGTGCTATCTGTAGGTGCGGCACTAGGAGGTCCACGAGCGCCTTATTGGAAGTCCCGACGCCGCCCCAGCTGATCGGGATGACGCCAATCAAAAAAGCGATGGGCACGTTTCCGAGGATGGCCGCAAACGGGATGTGTGCGCCGAAGAGATGGACCAGCGCATAAATCACCAATACGGCCGTACAGGGGATGGCCGACCGGACCATGATCACTTGCAGATAGTCGCGCAAACGAGCCCGCGCAAAAATGGCAAAAATGCGCT carries:
- a CDS encoding nucleotidyltransferase family protein, with translation MSQNGGLNITRAMVLAAGLGTRLRPLTDRVPKPLLPVGDKPLLDRALAQLAAGGVRDVMINLHYLPEAIRSHVGDGSAFGLRAHFSLEPQILGTGGGVRQVLEFFRGEPFVLMNADTLIQLDLADLIATHRATPGAAATLVVRALEPGEHYTALACDGQGRLRAFGHGAHHYTGVMVGTATLLQQLPSQRPACLVADGLKPLLAANTVIQTYWYRGYWNDVGTPERYAAAQVWAATATP
- a CDS encoding phosphotransferase, with the translated sequence MTTSATPNRPSPSRLEAETPETLRARFAAWRAAQRLPAVRDFTKLMGDASARQYFRAALDDGTTQILMVMPAGAASASEEITNFRGTLAEPPFLEIARVLASCGLAVPRILHVHLPERWIVLEDLGDRLLATAVTADGGRDRAAWYRRAIDVLVRLQQRMTGRDPTACVAFQRTFDAALLHWEFDHFWEFALVARGIMPPASVRQLFADCTHDMVQTIATMPHGFTHRDFQSRNLMLRGDEIVMIDFQDALVGPYIYDLVALLRDSYIALAAEEVDTLVAYYAQATDRAVPTTRHDFDLVTVQRKMKDAGRFVYIDQVKGNPNFLPFIPTSLQYVRAALLRLPEYAQFLEALTPYVPEWRT